In one window of Pseudomonas sp. IAC-BECa141 DNA:
- a CDS encoding ExbD/TolR family protein, protein MSFSTQDSDEVLSEMNVTPLVDVMLVLLVVFIVTAPLMTNAIKVNLPKTDAVAPAEKKDPVVVSVDQDGKFFLAKTELAPESLEASLKEVKARDAEVRVQLQADSAVNYGQVAKAMASIERSGITKISVMTTR, encoded by the coding sequence ATGTCCTTTTCCACTCAAGACAGCGATGAAGTGCTCAGCGAAATGAACGTCACGCCGCTGGTGGACGTGATGCTCGTGCTGCTGGTGGTGTTCATCGTCACCGCGCCGCTGATGACTAACGCGATCAAGGTCAACCTGCCGAAAACCGACGCCGTCGCCCCCGCCGAAAAGAAAGATCCGGTGGTGGTCAGCGTGGATCAGGATGGCAAGTTCTTCCTGGCCAAGACCGAGCTGGCGCCGGAATCACTGGAGGCCAGCCTCAAGGAGGTCAAGGCCAGGGACGCCGAAGTGCGCGTGCAGCTGCAGGCCGACTCCGCCGTGAATTACGGCCAGGTGGCCAAAGCCATGGCGTCCATCGAGCGCTCGGGCATCACCAAGATATCGGTGATGACCACCCGCTGA
- a CDS encoding TonB-dependent receptor: MLMNTPRFTLKPLVATISRHRFVPLYLVAMGMGAGVQAAEDDNNVPAAAAVVAPTTQLQRVEVTGSAIRRVDAETAVPITVLKADELRKQGVTTTAELVQRITGSQSINNSAGSVGSATGGASFADMRGIGANKTLVLLNGRRLANNALSGTNSAGGAVDLNMIPFAAIERVEVLRDGASALYGTDAIGGVINFITKKSMTDGQLTLGGETPTHSGGGATKDMSASWGYGDLEQDRFNVLGVFNYNKQQNLDANDRSFARDYVPGRGLDQTSGTAFPGNYSQNGNATNPLANSNCNGPNLVARDGLCRFSTREYIDLVPETEKTSFFGKTTGKLADDHNVNLEYFWSRNNNATAVGPAPLTGLSLDSSSPYYPGNGITPAPTGFALDPTQPVDVNWRETAAGPRESKDQNTSQRFLLSFDGLVGGWDYNVGASYNQNKIVSSVTSGYVSDQAMIDGLASGLLNPFGPQTSAGQQYIDQAAYHGAYSTAVGRVAGFDGRISREIGDWFGAGPSGLALGGEYRKEKFHQDFEAFAGDIQSLGIDPAGSVEGDRSVKAAYAEINVPVLDSLELSAAVRHDKYSDFGSTTNPKYSFRYQPLKELVVRGAYSEGFRAPSLYELYSPRSITYTQGYYNDPVLCTGGVVQPGGNGGRDCGQQFLNQIGGNEDLAPEKARNVTLGFVYQPVNNLSVGLDFWWIHISNQIQPFPESTVFDQAGSYPDRFVRNADGTLNYIVTGNANLGIVETNGVDVSLDYRFPNTPYGQFGLGLQGTYVDEYDFQSTIKGPFTDKVGDFRGDGVIARWKHNLTGSWTFGAARAALTNRFTTGYNDYDRETNARVASYSVWDLSAGYTFDKVLDVDAGVKNLFDRDPPFTNQAYNFQSGYDPRYTDPLGRTLFARMTYHF, from the coding sequence ATGCTGATGAACACTCCACGCTTCACGCTCAAACCTCTGGTGGCGACGATTTCCCGCCACCGTTTCGTTCCGTTGTACCTGGTGGCCATGGGGATGGGCGCCGGGGTTCAGGCGGCCGAGGACGACAACAACGTCCCGGCCGCCGCTGCGGTGGTCGCACCGACCACGCAACTGCAACGGGTCGAAGTCACCGGTTCGGCGATCCGTCGGGTCGACGCGGAAACGGCGGTGCCGATCACCGTGCTCAAGGCCGATGAGCTGCGCAAACAGGGCGTGACCACCACCGCCGAACTGGTGCAGCGCATCACCGGCAGCCAGTCGATCAACAACAGCGCTGGCTCGGTCGGCTCGGCCACCGGCGGCGCCTCGTTCGCCGACATGCGCGGCATCGGCGCGAACAAGACACTGGTGCTGCTCAATGGTCGCCGGCTGGCCAACAACGCCCTGTCGGGCACCAACTCGGCCGGCGGCGCGGTGGATCTGAACATGATCCCGTTTGCTGCGATCGAGCGCGTGGAAGTGCTGCGCGACGGCGCCTCGGCCCTGTACGGCACCGACGCCATCGGCGGCGTGATCAACTTCATCACCAAAAAATCCATGACCGACGGCCAGCTCACCCTCGGCGGCGAAACCCCGACCCACAGCGGCGGCGGTGCGACCAAGGACATGAGCGCCAGCTGGGGCTACGGCGACCTGGAGCAGGACCGCTTCAACGTGCTCGGCGTGTTCAACTACAACAAGCAGCAGAACCTCGACGCCAACGACCGTTCGTTCGCCCGCGACTACGTGCCCGGCCGTGGCCTGGATCAGACCTCCGGCACCGCGTTCCCCGGCAACTACAGCCAGAACGGCAACGCCACCAACCCGCTGGCCAACAGCAATTGCAACGGCCCCAACCTGGTGGCCCGCGATGGCCTCTGCCGCTTCAGCACCCGCGAGTACATCGACCTGGTGCCAGAGACCGAGAAGACTTCGTTCTTCGGCAAGACCACCGGCAAACTGGCCGACGACCACAACGTCAACCTCGAATACTTCTGGTCGCGCAACAACAACGCCACCGCCGTGGGACCTGCGCCATTGACCGGCCTGAGCCTGGATTCGTCCTCGCCCTACTACCCTGGCAACGGCATCACCCCGGCACCCACCGGTTTCGCCCTCGACCCGACGCAACCGGTGGACGTGAACTGGCGCGAAACCGCCGCCGGCCCGCGCGAATCGAAAGACCAGAACACCAGCCAGCGCTTTTTGCTGAGCTTCGACGGCCTGGTCGGCGGCTGGGACTACAACGTCGGCGCCTCGTACAACCAGAACAAGATCGTCTCCAGCGTCACCAGCGGCTACGTCAGCGATCAGGCGATGATCGACGGTCTGGCCAGCGGCCTGCTCAACCCGTTCGGCCCGCAGACCAGCGCCGGTCAGCAATACATCGATCAGGCCGCTTACCACGGCGCCTATTCCACGGCGGTCGGCCGGGTCGCCGGTTTCGACGGGCGGATCAGCCGCGAGATCGGTGACTGGTTCGGTGCCGGCCCGTCGGGTCTGGCGCTGGGCGGGGAGTACCGCAAAGAGAAATTCCACCAGGACTTCGAAGCCTTTGCCGGCGACATCCAGAGCCTGGGCATTGACCCGGCCGGCAGTGTCGAGGGCGACCGCAGCGTAAAAGCCGCCTACGCGGAAATCAACGTGCCGGTGCTCGACAGCCTGGAATTGTCCGCCGCGGTGCGTCACGACAAATACAGCGACTTCGGCAGCACCACCAACCCGAAATATTCGTTCCGTTATCAGCCGCTCAAGGAACTGGTGGTGCGCGGCGCCTACAGCGAAGGCTTCCGCGCGCCGTCGCTGTATGAGTTGTATTCGCCGCGCAGCATCACCTACACCCAGGGCTACTACAACGACCCGGTGCTGTGTACCGGCGGCGTGGTGCAACCGGGCGGCAACGGCGGGCGCGATTGCGGTCAGCAGTTCCTCAACCAGATCGGCGGCAACGAAGACCTGGCACCGGAGAAAGCTCGCAACGTGACCTTGGGCTTCGTTTATCAGCCGGTCAACAATCTGTCCGTAGGCCTGGATTTCTGGTGGATTCACATCTCCAACCAGATCCAGCCGTTCCCGGAATCCACCGTGTTCGATCAGGCCGGCAGCTACCCTGACCGCTTCGTGCGCAACGCCGACGGCACGCTCAACTACATCGTCACCGGCAACGCCAACCTCGGCATCGTCGAAACCAATGGCGTCGATGTGTCGCTGGACTATCGCTTCCCGAACACGCCGTACGGTCAGTTCGGTCTGGGCCTGCAAGGCACTTACGTCGACGAGTACGACTTCCAGAGCACCATCAAGGGCCCGTTCACCGACAAGGTCGGCGACTTCAGGGGTGACGGGGTGATTGCCCGCTGGAAACACAACCTGACCGGCTCCTGGACCTTCGGCGCCGCCCGCGCGGCGCTGACCAACCGCTTCACCACCGGCTACAACGACTACGACCGCGAGACCAACGCGCGGGTCGCGTCGTACTCGGTGTGGGACCTGTCGGCCGGCTACACCTTCGACAAGGTGCTGGACGTGGATGCGGGAGTGAAGAACCTGTTCGACCGCGACCCGCCGTTCACCAACCAGGCCTACAACTTCCAGAGCGGCTATGACCCGCGCTACACCGATCCGCTGGGCCGCACGCTGTTTGCGCGCATGACGTACCACTTCTAA
- a CDS encoding extracellular solute-binding protein codes for MDFLRNMAGLLLGSALLCNAASALAGGSYAMTVYGEAPKYPAGFQHFDFVNPDAPKGGSLSRASMEIGQYNYITPYADQGISVVQVNDWVYSPLAFRSLDEPYTVYGLVAQSMERDPGGLWVRFNLNPEARFADGTPITAEDVRYTFELLMTKGSLSYRQQYADVQDVLVEGPRQIRFTFKNNLNRTLALDLASLRPVPEHWWKTRDFANGGGFEPPLGSGPYRVSKVDAGRSIGFQRDPDWWGKDLPVSRGMYNFDSLTVNFYGDTDVARQLLQAGAFDYNREFSSSGYVVGYDSPALRDGRLQQAILAPDKPTSAQGFVFNLQNPLFKDHRVRKALSLLWDFEWTNKQMMRGFYVRQNSYWPKSEMAATALPDAGELAILEPLRGQIPDEVFNRVYQAPKTDGSGYIRDKQLQALKLLAEAGWTPKNNRLVNAAGEPFEFTFLDGQGGFDRMLLPYKRNLAQIGITLNLRRIDSAQYINRLNARDYDMIVTSFPRSGDPIVSPGRELYSLYASQSATQVGSSNSMVLADPAVDRLIDGLVQANTRDAMVRYARALDRVLQWGDYMIPNYYSKGTPTVYQNRFGRPSVQPIYSEGLDTWWEVSAKPLTNQQMSALHHLAGGQ; via the coding sequence ATGGACTTTTTGCGCAACATGGCCGGCCTGCTGCTCGGCAGTGCGCTGCTGTGCAACGCGGCATCTGCGCTGGCCGGCGGCAGCTACGCGATGACGGTGTACGGCGAGGCGCCGAAATACCCCGCCGGTTTCCAGCACTTCGACTTCGTCAATCCCGACGCACCGAAGGGCGGCTCGCTCAGCCGCGCTTCAATGGAGATCGGTCAGTACAACTACATCACCCCGTATGCCGATCAGGGCATTTCCGTGGTGCAGGTCAACGACTGGGTGTACTCGCCGCTGGCGTTCCGCTCGCTGGACGAGCCCTACACCGTCTACGGCCTGGTGGCGCAATCCATGGAGCGCGATCCCGGCGGTCTGTGGGTGCGCTTCAACCTGAATCCCGAGGCGCGTTTCGCCGACGGCACGCCGATCACCGCCGAGGACGTGCGTTACACCTTCGAGCTTCTGATGACCAAGGGCAGCCTGAGTTATCGCCAGCAATACGCCGATGTGCAGGACGTACTGGTCGAAGGCCCGCGACAGATTCGCTTCACCTTCAAGAACAACCTCAACCGCACCCTGGCGCTGGATCTGGCCTCGCTGCGACCGGTGCCCGAGCACTGGTGGAAAACCCGCGACTTCGCCAACGGCGGCGGCTTCGAACCACCACTGGGCAGTGGCCCGTACCGGGTGAGCAAGGTCGATGCGGGGCGCAGCATCGGTTTCCAGCGCGATCCGGATTGGTGGGGCAAGGACTTGCCGGTCAGTCGCGGGATGTACAACTTCGACAGCCTGACCGTGAACTTCTACGGCGACACCGACGTCGCCCGGCAACTGCTGCAGGCCGGGGCGTTCGACTACAACCGCGAGTTTTCTTCATCCGGCTACGTGGTCGGCTACGACAGCCCGGCCCTGCGTGACGGACGCCTGCAACAGGCGATTCTCGCCCCGGACAAACCGACCAGCGCCCAAGGGTTTGTGTTCAACCTGCAGAACCCGTTGTTCAAGGATCACCGGGTGCGCAAGGCGCTGAGCCTGCTGTGGGATTTCGAGTGGACCAACAAGCAAATGATGCGCGGCTTCTACGTGCGCCAGAACAGCTACTGGCCGAAGAGTGAAATGGCCGCCACCGCCCTGCCCGACGCTGGCGAACTGGCGATCCTCGAACCGCTGCGCGGACAGATTCCGGACGAGGTTTTCAACCGGGTCTATCAGGCGCCGAAAACCGATGGCAGCGGCTACATCCGCGACAAGCAGTTGCAGGCCCTGAAACTGCTGGCGGAGGCCGGATGGACGCCGAAAAACAACCGCCTGGTAAACGCCGCCGGCGAGCCCTTCGAATTCACCTTCCTCGACGGCCAGGGCGGCTTCGACCGCATGCTGCTGCCCTACAAACGCAACCTGGCGCAGATCGGCATCACCCTGAATCTGCGGCGCATCGATTCGGCGCAGTACATCAACCGGCTTAACGCCCGGGATTACGACATGATCGTCACCAGTTTCCCCCGCAGCGGCGATCCGATCGTCTCGCCGGGCCGCGAGCTGTACAGCCTGTATGCCTCGCAGAGCGCCACACAAGTCGGCAGCTCCAATTCGATGGTGCTGGCGGACCCGGCGGTAGACCGGCTGATCGACGGCCTGGTCCAGGCCAATACCCGCGACGCCATGGTGCGTTACGCCCGCGCCCTCGACCGAGTGCTGCAATGGGGTGACTACATGATTCCCAACTACTACTCCAAAGGCACGCCGACGGTGTATCAGAACCGCTTCGGCAGGCCGTCGGTGCAACCGATTTACAGCGAAGGCCTCGACACCTGGTGGGAGGTCTCGGCCAAGCCGCTGACCAACCAGCAGATGAGTGCCCTGCACCACCTCGCGGGGGGCCAGTGA
- a CDS encoding microcin C ABC transporter permease YejB yields the protein MWRYLSRRLLLIIPTLLCILVVNFVIVQAAPGGPVEQAIARLQGFGGHSMGGASEVTAIGGAGRSSRGLDPALIEEIKQHYGFDKPMHERLWLMLKNYAQLELGSSFFRGAKVTDLIVQKLPVSLSLGLWATLITYLISIPLGIRKAIKNGSAFDVWSSTAIIVGYAMPAFLFAILLIVVFAGGSYVNWFPVQGLVSDNFDSLSLWGKVGDYLWHLVLPVTALVIGGFATLTILTKNSFLNEISRQYVITARAKGLTERRVLYGHVFRNAMLLVVAGVPSALIEVFFAGSLLIETIFNLDGLGRMSYEAAVSRDYPVVFGTLFLFTLFGLLIKLIGDLCYTLLDPRIDFSARTA from the coding sequence ATGTGGCGTTATCTGAGTCGACGTCTGTTGCTGATCATCCCGACGCTGCTGTGCATTCTGGTGGTCAACTTCGTCATCGTGCAGGCGGCGCCCGGCGGCCCGGTGGAGCAGGCCATCGCTCGCCTGCAAGGCTTCGGCGGACACAGCATGGGCGGCGCCAGCGAAGTGACCGCGATCGGCGGGGCCGGACGCAGCAGCCGCGGCCTGGACCCGGCGCTGATCGAAGAGATCAAGCAGCACTACGGTTTCGACAAACCGATGCACGAACGCCTGTGGCTGATGCTCAAGAACTACGCGCAACTGGAGCTGGGCAGCAGCTTCTTTCGCGGTGCGAAGGTGACCGATCTGATCGTGCAGAAGCTGCCGGTGTCGCTGTCCCTCGGCCTGTGGGCAACCTTGATCACCTACCTGATTTCGATCCCGCTGGGGATCCGTAAAGCGATCAAAAACGGCAGCGCGTTCGATGTCTGGAGCAGCACGGCGATCATCGTCGGTTACGCGATGCCGGCGTTTCTGTTCGCGATCCTGTTGATCGTGGTGTTCGCCGGGGGCAGCTACGTCAACTGGTTTCCGGTGCAGGGGCTGGTCTCGGACAATTTCGACAGCCTGAGCCTGTGGGGCAAGGTCGGCGACTACCTGTGGCACCTGGTATTACCGGTGACGGCGCTGGTGATCGGCGGTTTTGCGACGCTGACGATCCTGACCAAAAACAGCTTCCTCAACGAGATCAGCCGTCAGTACGTGATCACCGCACGCGCCAAGGGCCTGACCGAACGACGCGTGCTCTACGGCCATGTGTTTCGCAACGCGATGCTGCTGGTGGTGGCCGGTGTGCCGTCGGCATTGATCGAGGTGTTTTTCGCCGGCTCGCTGCTGATCGAAACCATCTTCAACCTCGATGGCCTCGGGCGCATGAGCTACGAAGCGGCGGTGTCACGGGACTACCCGGTGGTGTTCGGCACGCTGTTCCTGTTCACCCTGTTCGGCCTGTTGATCAAGCTGATCGGCGACCTCTGCTACACCCTGCTCGACCCGCGCATCGACTTCTCGGCGAGGACTGCCTGA
- a CDS encoding ABC transporter permease — translation MFTLSPLGRRRLAQFKANRRGRWSLWLFVGLCLICLGGELIANDKPLVIRYHDAFYFPILSDYQETDFGGELPFQPDYASNYVHQLIEDQGGWMLFPPIPFSYDTVNYDLTEPAPSPPSSSNWLGTDDQARDVLARVIFGTRISILFALILTAVSALVGIVAGALQGYYGGWVDLLGQRVLEIWSGLPVLYLLIILSGFVSPGFWWLLGIMALFSWLALVDVVRAEFLRGRSLEYVKAARALGLTDSELMRRHILPNAMTSTLTYLPFILTGAIATLTALDFLGFGMPAGTASLGELIGQAKRNLQAPWLGLTAFFALALILSLLVFIGEACRDAFDPRS, via the coding sequence ATGTTCACACTCTCCCCTCTGGGCCGGCGGCGCCTCGCGCAATTCAAGGCCAACCGTCGCGGGCGCTGGTCGCTGTGGCTGTTCGTCGGGCTGTGCCTGATCTGCCTCGGCGGCGAACTGATCGCCAATGACAAACCGCTGGTGATCCGCTACCACGACGCTTTTTACTTCCCGATCCTCAGCGATTATCAGGAAACCGATTTCGGCGGCGAATTGCCCTTCCAGCCGGATTACGCCAGCAATTACGTGCACCAACTGATCGAGGATCAAGGCGGCTGGATGCTGTTCCCGCCGATTCCGTTCAGCTACGACACGGTCAATTACGACCTCACGGAACCGGCGCCGAGCCCGCCGTCCTCCAGCAACTGGCTGGGCACCGACGATCAGGCGCGGGACGTGTTGGCGCGGGTGATTTTCGGCACGCGGATTTCGATTCTGTTTGCACTGATCCTCACCGCCGTCAGTGCGCTGGTCGGCATCGTGGCCGGGGCGTTGCAGGGTTACTACGGCGGCTGGGTCGACTTGCTCGGGCAGCGGGTGCTGGAGATCTGGTCGGGGCTGCCGGTGCTGTACCTGCTGATTATTTTGTCGGGGTTCGTTTCGCCCGGTTTCTGGTGGCTGCTGGGGATCATGGCGCTGTTTTCCTGGCTGGCACTGGTGGACGTGGTGCGCGCCGAGTTCCTGCGCGGGCGCAGCCTGGAATACGTCAAGGCCGCGCGGGCCCTGGGCCTGACGGACAGCGAGTTGATGCGCCGGCACATTCTGCCCAACGCCATGACCTCAACCCTCACGTACCTGCCGTTCATTCTGACCGGCGCCATCGCCACCCTCACCGCGCTGGACTTTCTCGGTTTCGGCATGCCCGCCGGCACCGCGTCGCTGGGTGAACTGATCGGCCAGGCCAAGCGCAATCTGCAAGCGCCGTGGCTGGGGCTGACGGCGTTTTTTGCCCTGGCGCTGATTCTGTCCCTGCTGGTGTTCATCGGCGAAGCCTGCCGTGACGCGTTCGATCCGCGATCCTGA
- a CDS encoding ABC transporter ATP-binding protein codes for MTDNLIEIRDLRVAFAGHEVVHGVNLDIRRGECLALVGESGSGKSVTAHSILRLLPGKTVSSTGSIRYNGVDLLHASEQQLRGLRGNRIAMIFQEPMTSLNPLHTVEKQISEVLEIHKGLKGRAARQRTLELLELVGIRQPLQRLKAYPHQLSGGQRQRVMIAMALANEPQLLIADEPTTALDVTVQQKILELLIELQQRLGMSLLLISHDLNLVRRIAQRVCVMRHGEIVEQADCATLFRTPQHPYSRLLIEAEPSGAPVPSRYDHNLLEVDDLKVWFPLPKTLFSRTQEYIKAVDGVSFRLQRGKTLGIVGESGSGKSTLGQAILRLVESEGDIRFGNKQLSLFNQRLMRPLRRQIQVVFQDPFGSLSPRMSVQQIIAEGLLTHGIGTAEEREAAVIRVLEEVGLDPQSRHRYPHEFSGGQRQRISIARALVLEPALILLDEPTSALDRTVQKQVVELLRQLQIRHGLTYLFISHDLAVVHALAHDLMVIKDGKVVEQGASRQIFAAPQHAYTQALLKASGLKPDKDPCGSELAREGVGSVSIYVADTPYSRASSPTGVIDGV; via the coding sequence ATGACCGACAACCTGATTGAAATCCGCGACCTGCGCGTCGCCTTCGCCGGGCACGAAGTGGTGCACGGTGTGAATCTCGACATCCGCCGTGGCGAGTGCCTGGCACTGGTCGGCGAATCCGGCTCGGGCAAGTCGGTGACGGCGCACTCGATCCTGCGTTTGCTGCCAGGCAAAACCGTCAGCAGCACGGGCAGCATCCGCTACAACGGCGTGGACTTGCTGCACGCCAGCGAACAGCAACTGCGCGGCTTGCGCGGCAACCGCATCGCGATGATTTTCCAGGAGCCGATGACTTCGCTGAACCCGTTGCACACGGTGGAAAAACAGATCAGCGAAGTGCTGGAGATCCACAAGGGGCTCAAGGGCCGCGCCGCGCGCCAGCGCACGCTGGAGCTGCTGGAACTGGTCGGCATTCGCCAGCCGTTGCAGCGCTTGAAGGCCTATCCGCACCAGCTCTCCGGCGGCCAGCGGCAACGGGTGATGATCGCCATGGCGCTGGCCAACGAGCCGCAATTGCTGATCGCCGATGAGCCGACCACCGCGCTGGACGTAACCGTGCAACAGAAGATTCTCGAACTGCTGATCGAGTTGCAGCAACGCCTCGGCATGTCGCTGCTGCTGATCAGTCACGACCTCAATCTGGTGCGGCGCATCGCCCAGCGGGTGTGCGTAATGCGCCACGGGGAAATCGTCGAACAGGCCGACTGCGCAACACTGTTCCGCACCCCGCAGCATCCCTACAGCCGCCTGCTGATCGAGGCGGAACCGTCGGGGGCACCGGTGCCGAGTCGCTACGATCACAACCTGCTGGAAGTGGACGATCTGAAAGTCTGGTTCCCGCTGCCCAAGACGTTGTTCAGCCGCACCCAGGAATACATCAAGGCCGTGGACGGCGTGAGTTTCCGGCTGCAACGGGGCAAGACCCTGGGCATTGTCGGCGAGTCCGGCTCGGGCAAGTCGACGCTGGGCCAGGCGATTCTGCGGCTGGTGGAATCCGAGGGCGACATTCGGTTCGGCAACAAGCAATTGAGCCTGTTCAATCAGCGCTTGATGCGCCCGTTGCGGCGACAGATCCAGGTGGTGTTCCAAGACCCGTTCGGCAGCCTCAGCCCACGGATGTCGGTGCAGCAGATCATCGCCGAAGGCCTGCTGACCCACGGCATCGGCACGGCGGAGGAACGTGAGGCGGCGGTGATCCGCGTGCTGGAGGAAGTCGGCCTCGACCCGCAGAGCCGCCATCGCTATCCCCACGAATTCTCCGGCGGCCAGCGCCAGCGCATTTCCATCGCCCGGGCACTGGTGCTGGAACCGGCGCTGATTCTGCTCGACGAACCGACCTCGGCGCTGGATCGCACGGTGCAGAAACAGGTGGTGGAATTGTTGCGGCAATTGCAGATCCGTCACGGCTTGACGTACCTGTTCATCAGCCATGACCTGGCGGTGGTGCATGCGCTGGCGCACGACTTGATGGTGATCAAGGACGGCAAGGTGGTGGAACAGGGAGCGTCGCGCCAGATTTTTGCGGCGCCGCAGCATGCGTATACCCAGGCGTTGCTGAAAGCCTCCGGCCTGAAGCCTGACAAAGATCCCTGTGGGAGCGAGCTTGCTCGCGAAGGCGTCGGATCAGTCAGCATTTATGTGGCTGACACACCGTATTCGCGAGCAAGCTCGCCCACAGGTGTAATCGATGGGGTTTGA
- a CDS encoding DUF3455 domain-containing protein — protein sequence MNITQLIGLTGLLAVASTSFAQSSYPDAIKVPDGHRIAMETTGVGEITYECRDKANVAGQTEWVFVGPKAVLNDRSGKQVGTYFGPPATWQAQDGSKVTGTQLAVAPSSPGNLPYQLVKANPAEGKGAMSGVSYIQRVALKGGVAPGSECTAANKGQKEVVKYQADYIFWAAN from the coding sequence ATGAACATCACCCAACTGATTGGCCTCACCGGTTTGCTCGCCGTTGCCTCGACAAGCTTTGCCCAAAGCAGTTATCCCGATGCGATCAAGGTGCCGGACGGCCACAGGATCGCGATGGAAACCACCGGGGTCGGCGAGATCACCTACGAATGCCGGGACAAGGCCAATGTCGCCGGCCAGACCGAGTGGGTGTTCGTCGGCCCGAAAGCGGTGCTCAATGATCGCAGCGGCAAACAGGTCGGCACCTACTTCGGCCCGCCCGCCACCTGGCAGGCGCAGGACGGCTCGAAAGTCACCGGCACGCAACTGGCCGTTGCGCCATCGAGCCCGGGTAACCTGCCCTATCAACTGGTCAAGGCCAACCCCGCCGAAGGCAAAGGCGCCATGAGCGGCGTGAGCTACATCCAGCGCGTCGCGCTCAAGGGCGGCGTGGCGCCGGGCAGTGAATGCACGGCGGCGAACAAGGGCCAGAAGGAAGTGGTGAAGTACCAGGCCGATTACATTTTCTGGGCGGCGAACTGA
- a CDS encoding sigma-70 family RNA polymerase sigma factor, with the protein MSLPETAFDYEARLAACARGERGALRELYVQESPRLLGVARRLVRDAALAEDIVHDAFIKIWAGAAGFDPARGSARGWMFSVTRHLALNVLRNHDRETPLNDNNESPAIDDGFDALAQSTRVHRCLHQLEPQRRRCILHAYVDGYSHAQIAQRLDTPLGTVKAWIKRSLNALRECMG; encoded by the coding sequence ATGTCATTGCCCGAAACCGCGTTCGATTACGAAGCCCGCCTCGCCGCCTGTGCCCGCGGCGAGCGCGGGGCCCTGCGCGAATTGTATGTGCAGGAAAGTCCGCGCCTGCTCGGTGTGGCCCGCCGTCTGGTGCGTGACGCGGCGCTGGCCGAAGACATCGTTCACGACGCCTTCATCAAGATCTGGGCCGGCGCGGCGGGTTTCGACCCGGCGCGCGGTTCGGCCCGGGGCTGGATGTTCAGCGTGACCCGCCATCTGGCGCTGAATGTGTTGCGCAATCACGACCGGGAAACACCGCTGAACGACAACAACGAATCTCCGGCGATTGATGACGGCTTCGATGCGCTGGCGCAATCGACCCGCGTCCATCGCTGCCTGCATCAACTGGAACCGCAACGTCGCCGCTGCATCCTTCACGCCTACGTCGACGGTTACAGCCACGCGCAGATCGCCCAGCGCCTCGACACGCCGCTGGGCACCGTCAAAGCCTGGATCAAACGCAGCCTCAATGCGTTGCGGGAGTGCATGGGATGA
- a CDS encoding anti-sigma factor domain-containing protein, producing the protein MTTESAQERDELASEYVLGTLSAEARAEVQRRLPNEPELQAAVDAWERRLLELTDLVPAHQPSSQLWQRIERTVGQLTHKPAPEISWWNRLSLWRGLSAAGLAASLLLGSILLTQTTPKPSFLVVLVAPQDKAPGWVIQASSPREIQLIPLGVVEVPTDKALEFWTKADGWQGPVSLGLVKPGQALSIPLDKLPPLQPNQLFELTLEGANGSPIGKPTGPIQAIGRAVKVL; encoded by the coding sequence ATGACCACCGAATCGGCGCAGGAACGCGATGAACTGGCCAGCGAATACGTGCTCGGCACCCTCTCGGCCGAAGCGCGCGCCGAAGTGCAACGACGCTTGCCCAACGAGCCCGAGCTGCAAGCGGCCGTGGACGCCTGGGAGCGGCGTCTGCTGGAACTGACCGACCTCGTCCCGGCGCATCAGCCCTCGTCGCAACTGTGGCAACGCATTGAACGCACTGTCGGGCAACTCACCCATAAACCGGCACCAGAGATTTCCTGGTGGAACCGCCTGTCACTGTGGCGCGGCTTGAGCGCTGCGGGGCTGGCCGCGAGCTTGCTGCTGGGGTCGATCCTGTTGACCCAGACCACGCCGAAACCGAGCTTTCTGGTGGTGCTGGTCGCCCCGCAGGACAAGGCACCGGGCTGGGTGATCCAGGCCAGCAGTCCACGGGAGATTCAGTTGATTCCGCTGGGCGTGGTCGAGGTGCCGACCGACAAGGCCCTGGAGTTCTGGACCAAGGCCGACGGCTGGCAGGGGCCGGTGTCGCTGGGGCTGGTCAAGCCGGGGCAGGCGCTGTCGATCCCGCTGGACAAGCTGCCGCCGCTGCAACCGAACCAGTTGTTCGAGCTGACGCTGGAAGGCGCCAACGGCTCGCCGATCGGCAAACCCACCGGGCCGATCCAGGCGATTGGCCGTGCCGTGAAGGTGTTGTGA